In a genomic window of Pseudomonadota bacterium:
- a CDS encoding response regulator, translated as MVQRASRKDRPFYVLLIEDNVHHAELLTELLDRHFAPVIIHTVETIEDGLEFATQSSYDLILTGAVIGEEQITDAIPRLNGLARATPIIVISGRGDEMLAAEIIKRGASEYLVKTQETLEALPSLISRHMASAGSRRRRPAKGASLPGNRLPSPAEIVREVDKLTQQALAIVGPRRRRRNRSTASNEDLDGLLAQIKRLRQLASKLTHKQ; from the coding sequence ATGGTGCAGAGGGCGTCCCGCAAAGACAGGCCTTTCTATGTCCTCCTCATCGAGGACAATGTGCACCACGCCGAGCTCCTCACCGAGCTCCTGGACAGGCACTTCGCCCCCGTCATCATACACACGGTCGAGACCATCGAGGACGGGCTGGAGTTCGCCACCCAGTCAAGCTACGACCTCATCCTCACGGGGGCGGTGATCGGCGAGGAGCAGATCACCGACGCAATACCCAGGCTCAACGGCCTGGCCCGGGCGACCCCCATCATCGTGATATCGGGACGGGGCGACGAGATGCTGGCCGCCGAGATAATCAAGCGCGGGGCGAGCGAATACCTGGTCAAGACCCAGGAGACGCTCGAGGCCCTGCCCTCCCTCATCTCCAGGCACATGGCCTCCGCGGGGTCCCGCCGCCGCAGGCCCGCAAAGGGCGCCTCCCTCCCCGGCAATCGACTCCCCTCGCCCGCTGAGATCGTGCGCGAGGTCGACAAGCTCACGCAGCAGGCCTTGGCCATTGTCGGACCCAGGCGCCGCCGCCGCAACCGCTCGACCGCCTCGAACGAGGACCTGGACGGCCTCCTGGCGCAGATCAAGCGGTTGCGCCAACTCGCATCAAAACTCACCCACAAGCAGTAA
- the hprK gene encoding HPr(Ser) kinase/phosphatase, with protein MLNIPVIKLLKETEHRLHLELLAGQDGLDKKIAIPCIQKPGLALTGDVANLHPGRIQVLGKPEIAFLGTLPPQRQREVMEAIGSVDIACMILTRDSDPPKPMLEMCGRKNIPLMKTRLLTSTFVNRATRFLEESLAATTCIHGVLLDVFGVGILLVGKSGIGKSECALDLVLRGHRLVADDIVNVRKRPPSTLYGTGSEIIRHHMEIRGLGIINIHDLFGISAVRDRKVVEMVIELMDWNPDVEYDRLGLEEHRYTILDVRVPLIQIPVRPGRNLSAIIEVAARNHLLKLGGYHSARAFQERLSAEILSTQEREQYMLGKLE; from the coding sequence ATGCTCAACATACCGGTCATAAAGCTCCTCAAGGAGACCGAGCACAGGCTCCACCTCGAGCTCCTCGCCGGGCAGGACGGTCTGGACAAGAAGATCGCCATACCGTGCATCCAGAAGCCCGGGCTGGCGCTCACCGGCGACGTCGCCAACCTCCACCCCGGCAGGATACAGGTGCTGGGCAAGCCCGAGATCGCGTTCCTCGGCACCCTCCCACCGCAGAGGCAGAGGGAGGTCATGGAGGCGATCGGCTCGGTGGACATCGCCTGCATGATACTCACACGCGACTCCGATCCGCCGAAGCCCATGCTCGAGATGTGCGGCAGGAAAAACATCCCCCTCATGAAGACGAGGCTGCTGACCTCCACCTTCGTGAACAGGGCGACCCGCTTCCTCGAGGAGAGCCTGGCGGCCACCACGTGCATCCACGGGGTCCTGCTCGACGTCTTCGGAGTGGGGATACTGCTGGTCGGCAAGAGCGGCATCGGAAAGAGCGAATGCGCCCTCGACCTCGTGCTGCGCGGCCACAGGCTGGTCGCGGACGACATAGTGAACGTGCGCAAGCGCCCCCCCTCCACCCTCTACGGCACCGGCTCGGAGATCATCAGGCACCACATGGAGATCAGGGGGCTGGGCATCATCAACATACACGACCTCTTCGGGATCTCGGCGGTGCGCGACCGCAAGGTCGTGGAGATGGTCATCGAGCTCATGGACTGGAACCCGGATGTCGAGTACGACCGCCTGGGCCTCGAGGAGCACCGTTACACTATACTGGACGTGAGGGTCCCCCTCATACAGATACCGGTCCGGCCGGGAAGGAACCTCTCCGCGATCATCGAGGTGGCGGCCAGAAACCACCTTCTGAAGCTGGGCGGCTATCACTCCGCGAGGGCGTTCCAGGAGAGGCTCTCCGCGGAGATACTCTCCACGCAGGAGAGGGAGCAGTACATGCTCGGCAAACTCGAATAG
- a CDS encoding HPr family phosphocarrier protein, with protein MPGEQKKMIRSFVIRNTLGLHARAAAAFVKIANRFQSEILVRKEDSEVNGKSIMGVLMLAAAQGTEIAITARGDDSTEAMEALGKLIEEKFGED; from the coding sequence ATGCCCGGTGAGCAGAAAAAGATGATCAGATCGTTCGTGATAAGGAACACCCTCGGCCTCCACGCGCGAGCCGCCGCCGCCTTCGTCAAGATAGCGAACCGCTTCCAGTCCGAGATCCTCGTGCGCAAGGAGGACTCGGAGGTGAACGGCAAGAGCATAATGGGCGTCCTCATGCTCGCCGCGGCGCAGGGGACCGAGATCGCCATAACCGCCAGGGGCGACGACTCCACAGAGGCGATGGAGGCCCTGGGTAAACTGATCGAGGAGAAGTTCGGCGAAGACTGA
- a CDS encoding methionine adenosyltransferase, whose amino-acid sequence MTRHEHLFTSESVTRGHPDKVADQISDGVLDAALAQDPDSRVACETMVTTGLAIVAGEITTRAQINYPEVVRNTIRDIGYNHHSMGFDWETCGVIISVDRQSPDISQGVTEGEGLFKEQGAGDQGLMFGFACDETEEMMPMPISLAHRITRRLSEMRLKGEVKFLRPDGKSQVTIRYVEGKPVHIDTIVCSTQHSPDVSYDELKETVVEKVIKPAMPAELLDGKTRFLINPTGRFVLGGPHADCGLTGRKIIVDTYGGVGSHGGGAFSGKDPSKVDRSASYMARYLAKNIVAAGISSRCEVQLAYAIGFAEPVSIMINGFDTDMVDHEKLLMAVREVFPLKPAGIINHLKLKRPIYRNTAKGGHFGRNEEDFTWERTDRAADLRRVLGL is encoded by the coding sequence ATGACAAGACACGAGCATCTCTTCACCTCAGAATCGGTGACCCGCGGCCATCCGGACAAAGTGGCCGACCAGATATCGGACGGCGTTCTGGACGCGGCGCTCGCACAGGACCCCGACTCCAGGGTCGCCTGCGAGACCATGGTGACCACAGGGCTCGCGATCGTCGCGGGCGAGATCACCACCAGGGCGCAGATCAACTACCCGGAGGTGGTCCGCAATACTATCAGGGACATCGGCTACAACCACCATTCGATGGGCTTCGACTGGGAGACCTGCGGGGTCATCATATCGGTGGACAGGCAGTCCCCCGACATATCCCAGGGCGTGACCGAGGGCGAGGGTCTCTTCAAGGAGCAGGGCGCCGGCGACCAGGGGCTCATGTTCGGATTCGCCTGCGACGAGACCGAGGAGATGATGCCCATGCCGATCTCCCTCGCCCACCGCATCACCCGAAGGCTAAGCGAGATGCGCCTCAAGGGCGAGGTCAAGTTCCTCAGGCCGGACGGAAAGTCGCAGGTCACCATCCGCTACGTGGAAGGAAAACCGGTGCACATCGACACAATCGTCTGCTCCACGCAGCACAGCCCCGACGTCTCCTACGACGAGCTCAAGGAGACGGTCGTCGAGAAGGTCATAAAGCCGGCGATGCCGGCCGAGCTCCTTGACGGCAAGACCCGCTTCCTCATCAACCCGACCGGCCGCTTCGTGCTGGGCGGGCCCCACGCGGACTGCGGGCTCACGGGCCGCAAGATCATCGTGGACACGTACGGCGGCGTGGGCAGCCACGGCGGCGGCGCGTTCTCGGGCAAGGACCCTTCCAAGGTCGACCGCAGCGCCTCCTACATGGCGCGCTACTTGGCCAAGAACATCGTGGCCGCCGGCATCTCGAGCCGCTGCGAGGTCCAGCTCGCCTACGCGATAGGCTTCGCCGAGCCGGTCTCCATAATGATCAACGGCTTCGACACCGATATGGTCGACCACGAAAAGCTGCTCATGGCGGTCCGGGAGGTCTTCCCGCTCAAGCCGGCCGGGATCATAAACCACCTCAAGCTCAAGAGGCCGATCTATCGCAACACCGCGAAGGGCGGTCACTTCGGACGCAACGAAGAGGATTTCACCTGGGAGCGGACCGACAGGGCCGCCGACCTGCGCAGGGTCCTGGGGCTGTAA
- the ptsP gene encoding phosphoenolpyruvate--protein phosphotransferase, which produces MKTRRFHSHATSPGIVIGRAHRIEHRGSPFARTWIKDADVEQEIDRFKSSVQKAKEQLTHIQAKMCRFQGHDQIKIIESYRMFLQDDMLVAATQKHIRDFKINAEWALDKTLAHLKLSFLNVNEEYFRERQQDIDYVGRRLMDNLVGSPELSFDGLPAGEAVLVVHDFSPAEVASLPRDRVRGFVMEGGGETSHSAIIAKALEIPAMFGMGEVFDEIGDGEQVILDGIKGVLIASPTAKELEQYRSIQKKYEALEEILLRETNLPAVTKDGFRLMIEANMEIVEEIPSIVQHGAEGIGLYRTEYLFLNRLDEPSEEEQYENYLTVLSRLAPKPVTIRTIDLGGDKLSISQSYEAQTNPALGLRAIRLCLREIPLFKTQLRALYRASVHGNLRILIPMISSVDEIRRVRKIVDEVKNELAEKNLPFEKDVPLGIMIEVPSAVFMASELAAYSDFFSIGTNDLIQYGLAIDRVNEQVAHLYNPYHPAVLRMIKRTVDAAKKAGIEVGICGELAGDPLAITLMVGMELNSLSMNPVSIPRVKKILRAVTREQSATALKQALAKSTADEVERYLKRKTSHLLPGDVKRLHIIEGQSA; this is translated from the coding sequence ATGAAAACCCGCAGATTCCATTCGCACGCCACCTCTCCCGGCATAGTCATAGGCCGGGCGCACAGAATCGAGCACCGCGGCTCCCCATTCGCCCGCACATGGATCAAGGACGCGGACGTCGAGCAGGAGATCGATCGCTTCAAGTCGTCGGTCCAGAAGGCCAAGGAGCAGCTCACCCACATTCAGGCCAAGATGTGCCGCTTCCAGGGCCACGACCAGATCAAGATCATCGAGTCCTACCGCATGTTCCTGCAGGACGACATGCTCGTCGCGGCGACCCAGAAGCACATCCGCGACTTCAAGATCAACGCCGAGTGGGCGCTCGACAAGACGCTGGCGCACCTGAAGCTGTCGTTCCTCAACGTCAACGAGGAGTACTTCCGCGAGCGGCAGCAGGACATAGACTACGTCGGGCGCAGGCTGATGGACAACCTCGTGGGCAGCCCGGAGCTGTCGTTCGACGGCCTCCCGGCAGGTGAGGCCGTGCTGGTCGTCCACGACTTCAGCCCCGCCGAGGTGGCGAGCCTCCCGAGGGACAGGGTCAGGGGTTTCGTGATGGAGGGCGGCGGCGAGACGTCGCACAGCGCCATCATCGCCAAGGCCCTGGAGATACCGGCGATGTTCGGCATGGGCGAGGTCTTCGACGAGATCGGGGACGGCGAGCAGGTGATACTCGACGGCATCAAGGGGGTGCTCATCGCCTCCCCCACCGCGAAGGAGCTGGAGCAGTACCGCTCCATCCAGAAGAAATACGAGGCTCTGGAGGAGATACTGCTGCGCGAGACGAACCTCCCCGCGGTCACCAAGGACGGCTTCAGATTGATGATCGAGGCCAACATGGAGATCGTGGAGGAGATACCCTCCATAGTCCAGCACGGCGCCGAGGGGATAGGCCTCTACAGGACCGAGTACCTCTTCCTCAACAGGCTCGACGAACCGAGCGAGGAGGAGCAGTACGAGAACTACCTGACCGTGCTCAGCCGGCTGGCCCCGAAGCCGGTCACGATAAGGACCATAGACCTCGGGGGAGACAAGCTCTCGATCTCCCAGTCGTACGAGGCGCAGACCAACCCCGCGCTGGGCCTGCGCGCGATACGCCTCTGCCTGCGCGAGATACCGCTCTTCAAGACCCAGCTGCGCGCCCTCTACCGGGCCTCCGTGCACGGCAACCTAAGGATCCTCATCCCCATGATCTCGAGCGTCGACGAGATCCGCAGGGTCAGGAAGATAGTCGACGAAGTGAAGAACGAGCTCGCGGAAAAGAATCTCCCATTCGAGAAAGACGTGCCGCTCGGCATAATGATCGAGGTGCCCTCCGCTGTCTTCATGGCGAGCGAGCTCGCCGCCTACTCCGACTTCTTCTCGATAGGGACAAACGACCTGATCCAGTACGGCCTCGCCATCGACCGCGTAAATGAGCAGGTGGCCCACCTCTACAACCCCTATCACCCAGCTGTGCTCAGGATGATCAAGCGCACGGTCGACGCTGCCAAGAAGGCCGGCATCGAGGTCGGCATATGCGGCGAGCTCGCCGGCGACCCCCTCGCGATCACCCTGATGGTCGGCATGGAGCTCAACTCCCTCTCCATGAACCCGGTATCGATCCCGCGCGTGAAGAAGATACTGCGCGCGGTCACCAGGGAGCAGTCGGCGACGGCGCTCAAGCAGGCGCTGGCAAAATCGACCGCAGACGAGGTCGAGAGGTACCTCAAGCGCAAGACCAGCCACCTGCTGCCCGGCGATGTGAAGCGGCTTCATATCATCGAGGGACAAAGCGCCTAG
- a CDS encoding PTS sugar transporter subunit IIA, whose amino-acid sequence MHLTEILRPDMVWPALTSKTKPEVIGELAEKISEHEKGLDADRIAEILMERERLGSTGIQDGIAIPHGKVPGLEKIVIGFGLSREGIDFEAHDGKPTHIFFVLLAPESAAGQHLKALARLSRLLKDAEFREKLVSAKDSAGIYAAISEEDERY is encoded by the coding sequence ATGCACCTCACCGAGATACTCAGGCCCGACATGGTCTGGCCCGCCCTCACCTCAAAGACAAAGCCCGAGGTAATAGGCGAGCTGGCCGAGAAGATATCGGAGCACGAAAAGGGGCTGGACGCGGACCGGATCGCTGAGATCCTCATGGAGCGCGAGAGGCTCGGCAGCACCGGGATCCAGGACGGCATCGCCATCCCCCACGGAAAAGTGCCTGGCCTGGAGAAGATCGTCATCGGCTTCGGCCTCTCGCGGGAAGGGATCGACTTCGAGGCGCACGACGGCAAGCCGACGCACATCTTCTTCGTGCTGCTCGCGCCGGAGTCGGCGGCCGGCCAGCACCTCAAGGCGCTCGCCCGCCTCTCCAGGCTCCTGAAGGACGCGGAGTTCAGGGAAAAGCTCGTCTCGGCAAAAGACTCCGCCGGGATATACGCGGCGATCTCCGAAGAGGACGAAAGGTACTGA
- the rpoN gene encoding RNA polymerase factor sigma-54, producing MALELKQSVKLSQQLVVTPQLQQAIKLLQLSRMELAELIQSEMLENPVLEDGESQPAEAEAEDQSSGEKHEQAKDEDRGHDHSVDEVGEKDGTLKEPTDFDWGNYLETYNAPGYSMERESRDEDAPSFDNVVKQTESLQGHLIWQIHLSNMPEDELKIGTELIGNINDDGYLQSTVEEIAQKTGADPSKVESVLAKVQQLDPLGVGARDLKECLMLQVKLIGDPSGLITRMIDSHLGDLENHNYAGIAKKLGVSVEEVKEASHVISNLEPKPGRPFSGDAPQYITPDVYVQKIGENYVVSLNEDGLPKLRVSDFYRRALMRGSDVGDKTKDYIQGRMRAAAWLIKSIHQRQQTLFKVSSSIVKFQREFFDKGLMNLRPLVLKDVADDIAMHESTISRVTTNKFMHTPRGIFELKFFFNSGVQRLEGGGVASEAVKMMVKRIVDEEDASSPFSDQDIAERLKATNVDIARRTVAKYRESLGIQPSSRRKRKE from the coding sequence ATGGCACTCGAGCTCAAACAGAGCGTAAAGCTATCCCAGCAACTCGTCGTGACACCCCAGCTGCAGCAGGCCATAAAGCTGCTGCAGCTCTCCCGAATGGAGCTCGCGGAGCTGATCCAGAGCGAGATGCTTGAGAACCCGGTGCTCGAGGACGGTGAGTCGCAGCCCGCCGAGGCGGAAGCGGAGGATCAGTCCTCTGGCGAGAAGCACGAGCAGGCCAAGGACGAAGACCGCGGCCACGACCACTCGGTCGACGAGGTCGGAGAAAAGGACGGAACTCTCAAGGAGCCGACCGATTTCGACTGGGGAAACTACCTGGAGACCTACAACGCGCCCGGCTACTCCATGGAGCGCGAATCCCGCGACGAAGACGCCCCCTCCTTCGACAACGTCGTCAAACAGACGGAATCGCTCCAGGGCCATCTCATCTGGCAGATTCACCTCTCGAACATGCCGGAGGACGAGCTGAAGATAGGCACCGAGCTGATCGGAAACATCAACGACGACGGGTACCTTCAGTCCACCGTCGAGGAGATCGCCCAGAAGACCGGTGCCGACCCGTCAAAGGTCGAATCGGTGCTGGCTAAAGTGCAGCAGCTCGACCCTCTGGGCGTGGGGGCGCGCGACCTGAAGGAATGCCTGATGCTCCAGGTCAAGCTGATCGGCGACCCGTCGGGTCTCATCACCCGCATGATAGACAGCCACCTCGGCGACCTCGAGAACCACAACTACGCCGGCATAGCGAAGAAGCTCGGCGTCTCGGTTGAAGAGGTCAAGGAGGCGTCCCACGTCATATCGAACCTGGAGCCGAAGCCCGGCCGCCCCTTCAGCGGGGATGCGCCGCAGTACATAACCCCCGACGTTTACGTGCAGAAGATCGGCGAGAATTACGTCGTGTCCCTCAACGAGGACGGGCTTCCGAAGCTGCGCGTCAGCGACTTCTATCGCAGGGCGCTCATGCGGGGATCGGACGTCGGCGACAAGACGAAGGACTACATCCAGGGGAGGATGCGCGCCGCGGCGTGGCTCATCAAGAGCATCCACCAGAGGCAGCAGACCCTCTTCAAGGTGTCATCGAGCATAGTGAAGTTCCAGCGCGAATTCTTCGACAAGGGCCTCATGAACCTCAGGCCCCTGGTCCTCAAGGACGTGGCGGACGACATAGCCATGCACGAATCGACGATAAGCCGGGTCACCACCAACAAGTTCATGCACACGCCGAGGGGGATATTCGAGCTCAAGTTCTTCTTCAACAGCGGCGTGCAGAGGCTGGAGGGCGGCGGGGTGGCCTCCGAGGCGGTCAAGATGATGGTCAAGAGGATAGTCGACGAGGAGGACGCCTCATCCCCCTTCTCCGACCAGGACATAGCGGAGCGCCTCAAAGCCACGAACGTCGACATAGCGAGGCGGACGGTGGCGAAGTACAGGGAGAGCCTGGGCATACAGCCGTCGTCCAGGAGAAAGAGAAAGGAATAG
- a CDS encoding PTS fructose transporter subunit IIA, with protein sequence MAMIGVVVVSHNKIGCEMVNATQKIIPDARHMRGVAVNSNDPPDSIRGQIADAIRSVDQGDGVLILTDMFGGTPSNVCLSFLEPERTEVISGFNMPMLIKLANLKPNAKFADTAQFIKQYGQRNIVIASEVLSKNR encoded by the coding sequence ATGGCGATGATAGGAGTGGTTGTCGTCTCACACAACAAGATCGGCTGCGAGATGGTGAACGCCACGCAGAAGATAATCCCCGACGCGAGGCACATGCGCGGGGTCGCGGTGAACTCCAACGATCCGCCCGACTCGATCAGGGGCCAGATCGCCGACGCGATACGGAGCGTGGACCAGGGGGACGGGGTGCTCATTCTCACCGACATGTTCGGCGGCACCCCCTCCAACGTCTGCCTCTCCTTCCTCGAGCCGGAGAGGACCGAGGTGATATCGGGCTTCAACATGCCGATGCTGATCAAGCTCGCAAACCTCAAGCCCAACGCAAAATTCGCCGACACGGCGCAGTTCATCAAGCAGTACGGGCAGCGCAACATAGTCATCGCCAGCGAGGTGCTTTCGAAAAACAGATAG
- the raiA gene encoding ribosome-associated translation inhibitor RaiA translates to MISEIETTFTFRNTDPTDSLKLHATDKIEKLNKFLVKPAAAHFIFKVEGARHVAEITLHMKGGRFVGTETSNDMYTSVDGAIDKLLKQIKRTREKIKDHNP, encoded by the coding sequence ATGATCAGCGAAATAGAGACCACCTTCACCTTCAGGAACACCGATCCGACAGACTCTCTCAAGCTGCACGCCACGGACAAGATCGAGAAGCTGAACAAGTTTCTCGTCAAGCCGGCGGCGGCGCACTTCATCTTCAAGGTGGAGGGCGCGCGCCACGTGGCCGAGATAACCCTCCACATGAAGGGCGGCCGCTTCGTGGGGACCGAAACGTCCAACGACATGTACACCTCCGTGGACGGAGCGATCGACAAGCTCCTGAAGCAGATAAAGCGCACCAGGGAGAAGATAAAGGACCACAATCCTTGA